A region of the Dethiosulfovibrio peptidovorans genome:
AACCAGCACGAGCCCCAGTGCCAAGAAAAGCCCTGAATGCACCCGACCCCATCCTAACTCCACAAGTCTGGCCGATTCAGGGAAGGGAGCCGTCATGGGAAAGCCAAGGCTGGACGGATCTCGCCATGGTCCGTAGACGAAGTAGTCCATCAGATGGATGGCGATGTAGTTCATCATCAAGGTCGTGATAATCTCGTTCACGTTCCACCGGGCTCGAAGATAGCCAGCGGTGCCAGCCCATATCCCTCCAACGACGATGGCCAAAGTAGCCATGACGGTCATCATGGCCCAGTGGTTCTCCATGGGAAAATATCGCACCGCCGCCGCTGCTGCGATGGCCCCCATGAATATCTGTCCCTCGGCTCCGATGTTCCAGATGAGCATCTTGAAGGAGAGCATCACTGCCACTGCCGTCATGGCGAGGGGGATAGCCTTCACCATACACTCACTCAGGCCGTAGCTGTTTCCAAAGGCTGAGATGTACATTTCCCGGTAGGCTTCGAGGGGGGAGACTCCCATAGCCATCAGGAACAGACCGCTGGCCCCGAATGCCAGTACGAGCCCTGCCGTGGGGATGATGATGTCCAACCATAAGGGGTGATCAGGGCGTTTTTGTCGTTTGAGTCTCATGAGGCTGATCCTCCCAGGCGGTCCATCTCGGTTCCAGCCATCATCATGCCAATTCTCTCAATCCCGAAGGATGCGGGCTCCTTCACCGTCCCCATGATAGAGCCTCGATACATGATGGCCAGGCGGTCACTTAAGAAAAGAAG
Encoded here:
- a CDS encoding ABC transporter permease, whose translation is MRLKRQKRPDHPLWLDIIIPTAGLVLAFGASGLFLMAMGVSPLEAYREMYISAFGNSYGLSECMVKAIPLAMTAVAVMLSFKMLIWNIGAEGQIFMGAIAAAAAVRYFPMENHWAMMTVMATLAIVVGGIWAGTAGYLRARWNVNEIITTLMMNYIAIHLMDYFVYGPWRDPSSLGFPMTAPFPESARLVELGWGRVHSGLFLALGLVLVTWWIFKRTRWGYEIRVIGENPKAATFAGMNYVKNVVVVMFISGAIAGLAGMSEVAGLQGRLQHGFSGGFGYTAIIVAWLARLNPLAIAVVSFLMGGLLVGGESLQIVMGLPIASTLVVQGCILFFILAGEFFRRYRFVVVEENI